In the genome of Pseudomonas protegens, one region contains:
- a CDS encoding gamma carbonic anhydrase family protein encodes MAIRSYQNHTPSLGERAFVDHSAVVIGDVEIGADSSVWPLTVIRGDMHRIRIGARTSVQDASVLHITHAGPFNPDGFPLLIGDDVTIAHKVMLHGCRIGSRVLIGMGSIVMDGAVVEDDVIVGAGSLVPPGKRLESGFLYVGSPVKQARPLTDKERAFFTYSAANYVKLKDLHLAEGYDRP; translated from the coding sequence TTGGCCATTCGCAGCTATCAGAACCACACCCCGAGCCTGGGCGAACGGGCCTTTGTCGACCACTCGGCGGTGGTCATCGGCGACGTCGAGATCGGCGCCGACAGCTCGGTCTGGCCGCTGACGGTGATCCGCGGCGACATGCACCGCATCCGCATCGGCGCGCGCACCAGCGTGCAGGACGCCAGCGTGCTGCACATCACCCACGCCGGCCCGTTCAACCCCGACGGCTTCCCGCTGCTGATCGGCGACGACGTGACCATCGCCCACAAAGTCATGCTCCACGGTTGCCGCATCGGCAGCCGGGTGCTGATCGGCATGGGCAGCATCGTCATGGACGGCGCGGTGGTGGAAGACGACGTGATCGTCGGCGCCGGCAGCCTGGTGCCGCCGGGCAAGCGCCTGGAAAGCGGCTTCCTGTATGTCGGCAGCCCGGTGAAGCAGGCGCGCCCGCTGACCGACAAGGAGCGCGCCTTCTTCACCTACAGCGCCGCCAACTACGTGAAACTCAAGGACCTGCACCTGGCCGAAGGCTACGACCGACCCTGA
- a CDS encoding gluconate 2-dehydrogenase subunit 3 family protein, with amino-acid sequence MSDQDRDNPRREFLRKSLTLIPVVTVASTGLGSSMLAAAPETAAPARPAAPGKQPAGDLSYEPSYFNAEEWAFIKAAVERLIPADDMGPGALEAGVPEYIDRQMNTPYAAGALWYMQGPFKADAAPEMGWQSKLVPKDIYSLGIAAVDAWCKDLKGQVFAAQDSATRDALLKQLEAGTPQFEAVPAKLFFNLLLQNTKEGFFSDPIHGGNKGLVGWTLIGFPGARADFMDWVERNEQYPFPAVSIRGERA; translated from the coding sequence ATGTCCGATCAAGATCGAGACAACCCGCGGCGTGAGTTCTTGCGTAAATCCCTGACCCTGATCCCCGTGGTCACTGTCGCCAGTACCGGCCTGGGCAGTTCCATGCTGGCGGCGGCGCCCGAGACGGCTGCCCCCGCCAGGCCGGCGGCGCCGGGCAAGCAGCCCGCAGGCGACCTGAGCTATGAGCCGAGCTACTTCAACGCCGAGGAGTGGGCCTTCATCAAGGCCGCGGTGGAGCGCCTGATTCCGGCCGACGACATGGGCCCGGGTGCCCTGGAAGCCGGGGTGCCGGAGTACATCGACCGACAAATGAACACCCCCTACGCCGCCGGTGCCCTGTGGTACATGCAAGGCCCGTTCAAGGCCGACGCCGCGCCGGAGATGGGCTGGCAGAGCAAGCTGGTGCCCAAGGACATCTATAGCCTGGGCATTGCCGCCGTGGATGCATGGTGCAAAGACCTCAAGGGTCAAGTTTTTGCCGCGCAAGACAGCGCCACCCGAGACGCTTTGCTCAAGCAGCTGGAGGCTGGAACCCCGCAGTTCGAGGCGGTCCCGGCCAAGCTTTTCTTCAATCTGCTGTTGCAGAACACCAAGGAAGGCTTCTTCAGCGATCCGATCCACGGCGGCAATAAAGGCCTGGTGGGCTGGACCCTGATCGGCTTTCCCGGCGCGCGCGCCGATTTCATGGATTGGGTGGAACGCAACGAGCAATACCCCTTCCCGGCAGTATCGATTCGCGGCGAGAGGGCTTGA
- a CDS encoding GMC family oxidoreductase has product MATVMKKVDAVIVGFGWTGAIMAKELTEAGLNVLALERGPMQDTYPDGSYPQVIDELTYSVRKKLFQDISKETVTIRHSVNDVALPNRQLGAFLPGNGVGGAGLHWSGVHFRVDPIELRMRSHYEERYGKGFIPKDMTIQDFGVSYEELEPFFDFAEKVFGTSGQAWTVKGQRVGEGKGGNPYAPDRSDHFPLESQKNTYSAQLFQKAANEVGYKPYNLPSANTSGPYTNPYGAQMGPCNFCGFCSGYVCYMYSKASPNVNILPALKPLPNFELRPNSHVLKVNLDSSKTRATGVTYVDGQGREIEQPADLVILGAFQLHNVRLMLLSGIGKPYDPISGEGVVGRNFAYQNMATIKAYFDKDVHTNNFIGAGGNGVAVDDFNADNFDHGPHGFVGGSPMWVNQAGSRPIAGTSNPPGTPAWGSAWKKATADYYTHQVSMDAHGAHQSYRSNYLDLDPVYRDAYGLPLLRMTFDWQENDIKMNRFMVEKMGKIAEAMNPKAIARLGKQVGEHFNTASYQTTHLNGGAIMGTDPKTSALNRYLQSWDVHNVFVPGASAFPQGLGYNPTGLVAALTYWSARAIREQYLKNPGPLVQA; this is encoded by the coding sequence ATGGCAACAGTGATGAAGAAGGTCGACGCAGTGATCGTCGGTTTTGGCTGGACCGGCGCGATCATGGCCAAGGAGCTGACCGAAGCCGGGCTCAACGTGCTGGCGCTGGAGCGCGGGCCGATGCAGGACACCTACCCGGATGGCAGTTATCCCCAGGTGATCGACGAACTCACCTACAGCGTGCGCAAGAAACTCTTCCAGGACATTTCCAAGGAAACCGTGACCATTCGCCACAGCGTCAACGACGTGGCCCTGCCCAACCGGCAACTGGGCGCCTTTCTGCCGGGCAACGGCGTGGGCGGTGCCGGCCTGCATTGGTCCGGGGTGCACTTTCGCGTCGACCCCATCGAGCTGCGCATGCGCAGTCATTACGAAGAGCGCTACGGCAAGGGTTTCATCCCCAAGGACATGACCATCCAGGACTTCGGCGTCAGCTACGAAGAGCTGGAGCCGTTCTTCGACTTCGCGGAAAAGGTCTTCGGCACCTCGGGCCAGGCCTGGACCGTGAAGGGTCAGCGGGTGGGCGAAGGCAAGGGCGGCAACCCTTATGCGCCGGATCGCTCGGACCACTTCCCGCTGGAGTCGCAGAAGAACACCTATTCCGCACAGCTGTTCCAGAAAGCCGCCAATGAAGTGGGCTACAAGCCCTACAACCTGCCGTCGGCCAATACCTCAGGGCCTTACACCAACCCCTACGGCGCGCAAATGGGCCCGTGCAACTTCTGCGGCTTCTGCAGTGGCTACGTCTGCTACATGTATTCCAAGGCCTCGCCCAACGTGAACATTCTGCCGGCCCTCAAGCCGCTGCCGAATTTCGAGTTGCGGCCCAATTCCCACGTGCTCAAGGTCAACCTCGACAGCAGCAAGACCCGCGCCACCGGCGTCACCTACGTCGATGGCCAGGGCCGGGAGATCGAGCAGCCGGCGGACCTGGTGATCCTCGGCGCCTTCCAGTTGCACAACGTGCGGCTGATGCTGCTGTCGGGCATCGGCAAGCCCTACGACCCGATCAGCGGCGAAGGCGTGGTGGGCCGGAACTTCGCCTACCAGAACATGGCCACCATCAAGGCCTACTTCGACAAGGACGTGCACACCAACAACTTCATCGGCGCCGGCGGCAATGGTGTGGCGGTGGACGACTTCAACGCCGACAACTTCGACCACGGCCCGCACGGCTTCGTCGGCGGCTCGCCGATGTGGGTCAACCAGGCCGGCAGCCGGCCGATCGCCGGCACCTCGAACCCGCCGGGCACCCCGGCCTGGGGCAGTGCCTGGAAGAAAGCCACCGCCGACTACTACACCCACCAGGTGTCGATGGACGCCCACGGCGCGCATCAGTCCTACCGCAGCAACTACCTGGATCTGGACCCGGTTTACCGCGATGCCTACGGCTTGCCCCTGCTGCGGATGACCTTCGACTGGCAGGAAAACGACATCAAGATGAACCGCTTCATGGTCGAGAAGATGGGCAAGATCGCCGAGGCGATGAACCCCAAGGCCATTGCCCGGCTGGGCAAGCAGGTGGGCGAGCACTTCAACACCGCGTCCTACCAGACCACCCACCTGAACGGTGGCGCGATCATGGGCACCGATCCCAAGACCAGCGCCCTGAACCGCTACTTGCAGAGCTGGGACGTGCACAACGTCTTCGTTCCCGGGGCTTCGGCCTTCCCCCAGGGCCTGGGCTACAACCCCACCGGCCTGGTGGCGGCGCTGACCTACTGGTCGGCCCGGGCGATCCGCGAGCAGTACCTGAAGAACCCCGGCCCGCTGGTGCAGGCATAA
- a CDS encoding HAD family hydrolase, whose amino-acid sequence MHYQTVLFDLDGTLTDPREGITRSIQFALGQLGIDEPDLTRLEHFIGPPLLQAFMQFYGFDEARAWEAVNFYRERFKVTGLYENRVFDGVTPLLETLVGQGRQLYIATSKPWVFAREIARHFDFARHFKVIYGSELDGTRTDKVELIAHLLEQEQLDPASTLMIGDRKHDLIGAKRNGLDAAAVGYGFGSREELSAEAPAYHFETLAELHQAFLRG is encoded by the coding sequence ATGCATTACCAAACCGTCCTGTTCGACCTCGACGGCACCCTGACCGATCCCCGCGAAGGCATTACCCGCTCGATCCAGTTCGCCCTGGGCCAGTTGGGTATCGACGAGCCGGACCTGACCCGGCTGGAGCACTTCATCGGCCCGCCGCTGTTGCAGGCCTTCATGCAGTTCTACGGTTTCGACGAGGCCCGGGCCTGGGAGGCGGTGAATTTCTACCGCGAACGCTTCAAGGTCACCGGCCTGTACGAGAACCGGGTCTTCGATGGCGTCACGCCGTTGCTGGAAACCCTCGTCGGGCAAGGGCGGCAGCTGTACATCGCGACGTCCAAGCCCTGGGTCTTCGCCCGGGAAATCGCCCGCCACTTCGACTTCGCCCGCCACTTCAAGGTGATCTACGGCAGCGAACTGGACGGCACCCGCACCGACAAGGTGGAGCTGATCGCCCATCTGCTGGAGCAGGAACAGCTGGACCCGGCCAGCACGCTGATGATCGGCGACCGCAAGCACGACCTGATCGGCGCCAAGCGCAACGGGCTGGACGCGGCGGCGGTGGGCTATGGCTTTGGCAGCCGCGAGGAGTTGAGCGCCGAGGCGCCGGCCTATCACTTTGAGACGCTGGCCGAGTTGCATCAGGCGTTTTTACGGGGTTAG
- a CDS encoding OsmC family protein yields the protein MSIKKKASAHWEGDLKTGIGSISTETGVLREAPYGFKARFEGGKGTNPEELIGAAHAGCFSMAFSMILGEAGLKADSIDTQAEVTLDQVDGGFAITAVHLILKAKIPGASQQQFTELSNKAKEGCPVSKVLNAKISLEATLLG from the coding sequence ATGAGTATCAAAAAGAAAGCCTCGGCTCATTGGGAAGGTGATCTGAAAACCGGCATCGGCTCGATCTCGACCGAAACCGGGGTCTTGCGCGAGGCGCCCTACGGCTTCAAGGCCCGTTTCGAAGGAGGCAAGGGCACCAATCCGGAAGAGTTGATCGGTGCCGCCCATGCGGGGTGCTTCTCCATGGCCTTCTCGATGATTCTCGGCGAGGCCGGGCTCAAGGCCGACAGCATCGACACCCAGGCCGAAGTGACCCTGGATCAGGTCGACGGCGGCTTCGCCATCACCGCGGTGCACCTGATCCTCAAGGCGAAGATCCCCGGCGCCAGCCAGCAGCAGTTCACGGAGCTGAGCAACAAGGCCAAGGAAGGGTGTCCGGTGTCCAAGGTGCTCAACGCCAAGATCAGCCTGGAAGCGACGCTGCTGGGTTGA
- a CDS encoding aminopeptidase: protein MNRPPSCHRIRAAVSRLLLPLLVLGLLSGCSSLGYYSQLASGQLQLLRARTPVAEVLADPARDPTLRAHLAQSQQARDFASRHLHLPDNRSYRLYVDIGRPYVVWNVFATPEFSLSPQTHCFPIAGCVAYRGYYSQGAARGEAALQRQQGMDVAIGGVEAYSTLGWFDDPIISSMMHWGDERLATLIFHELAHQRFYVKDDTEFNESFATFVEQEGTRQWRAYRGLAPQDDADVRQRDQFIQLLLDTRQRLERLYALPLPAEQMRQRKAQAFETLRREYRQMRDSQWAGSKRYDAWIDQPLNNARLLPFGLYDQWVPAFAALFKQVNGDWPAFFLAVEKLGRLPAEQRKADLLKLQNAVAAHQAPSL, encoded by the coding sequence TTGAACAGGCCGCCTTCTTGCCATCGGATACGTGCTGCCGTTTCCCGTCTCCTGCTGCCGCTCCTGGTGCTTGGCCTGCTCAGCGGTTGCAGCAGCCTGGGTTACTACAGCCAGCTGGCCAGCGGACAGTTGCAGCTGTTGCGCGCGCGCACCCCGGTGGCCGAGGTGCTGGCCGACCCTGCTCGCGACCCGACCCTGCGGGCCCACCTGGCCCAGTCGCAACAGGCCCGGGACTTTGCCAGCCGGCACCTGCACCTGCCGGACAACCGCAGCTACCGGCTGTACGTCGACATCGGCCGGCCTTATGTGGTGTGGAATGTGTTCGCCACGCCGGAGTTTTCCCTGAGTCCGCAAACCCATTGCTTTCCCATCGCCGGTTGCGTGGCCTATCGCGGCTACTACAGCCAGGGCGCGGCTCGCGGCGAGGCGGCGCTGCAGCGCCAACAAGGCATGGACGTGGCGATTGGCGGGGTGGAGGCCTATTCGACCCTGGGCTGGTTCGATGACCCGATCATCAGTTCGATGATGCACTGGGGCGACGAGCGCCTGGCGACCCTGATCTTCCATGAGCTGGCGCATCAGCGCTTCTATGTGAAGGACGACACCGAGTTCAATGAGTCCTTCGCCACCTTCGTCGAGCAGGAAGGCACCCGGCAATGGCGGGCCTATCGTGGGCTGGCGCCCCAGGACGATGCCGACGTGCGTCAGCGCGATCAGTTCATCCAGCTGTTGCTGGACACCCGCCAGCGCCTGGAACGCCTGTACGCCCTGCCCTTGCCCGCCGAGCAGATGCGCCAGCGCAAGGCGCAGGCCTTCGAGACGTTGCGCCGGGAATACCGGCAGATGCGGGACAGCCAGTGGGCCGGTTCCAAGCGCTATGACGCCTGGATCGACCAGCCGCTGAACAACGCCCGGTTGCTGCCCTTTGGCCTGTACGACCAGTGGGTGCCGGCGTTTGCCGCGTTGTTCAAGCAGGTCAATGGCGACTGGCCGGCGTTCTTCCTTGCCGTGGAGAAGCTGGGGCGCCTGCCGGCCGAGCAGCGCAAGGCTGATTTGCTCAAGTTGCAGAATGCCGTCGCCGCCCACCAGGCGCCGAGTCTGTAG
- a CDS encoding tyrosine-protein phosphatase, which yields MPRTRFIPALCLSLLALIAGPQAQAADAPATRPEQWAQPVEKQYNLYQMSPTLYRSALPDKGAVPLLEKLKVGTVINFLPESDSSWLSSPGINQVQLPYRTNHVDDADVLKALRAIQSAEAQGPVLMHCKHGSDRTGLMSAMYRVVVQGWSKEDALNEMTQGGFGDSSHFKDGIRYMMQADVDKLRTALANGDCSTSVFATCSVKSWFETVGATKPLSH from the coding sequence ATGCCCAGAACCCGCTTCATTCCTGCACTTTGTCTGTCGCTGCTGGCACTGATCGCCGGACCACAGGCCCAAGCCGCCGACGCCCCCGCCACTCGCCCCGAGCAATGGGCGCAGCCGGTGGAGAAGCAATACAACCTGTATCAGATGTCGCCGACCCTGTACCGCAGCGCCCTGCCGGACAAGGGCGCGGTGCCGCTGCTGGAAAAACTCAAGGTCGGGACCGTGATCAACTTCCTCCCGGAGTCCGACTCCAGCTGGCTGTCGAGTCCGGGTATCAACCAGGTGCAGTTGCCCTACCGCACCAACCATGTGGATGACGCCGACGTGCTCAAGGCCCTGCGCGCCATCCAGAGCGCCGAAGCCCAGGGTCCGGTGCTGATGCACTGCAAACACGGCTCGGACCGCACCGGCCTGATGTCGGCCATGTATCGGGTAGTGGTCCAGGGTTGGAGCAAAGAGGACGCACTGAATGAAATGACTCAGGGCGGATTTGGCGACAGTTCCCACTTCAAGGACGGCATTCGCTACATGATGCAGGCCGATGTCGACAAATTGCGCACCGCGCTGGCCAATGGCGACTGCAGCACCAGCGTGTTCGCCACCTGTTCGGTGAAGAGCTGGTTCGAGACGGTGGGCGCGACCAAGCCGCTGAGCCACTAA
- a CDS encoding DUF1161 domain-containing protein: protein MKRFAWVVASCALATSALAAPKPCDELKAEIEAKIQAQGVPSYTLEIVTNDEVHDNNMVVGSCENGTKKIIYQKNDR from the coding sequence ATGAAACGTTTTGCCTGGGTGGTTGCAAGTTGCGCGCTGGCCACATCGGCCCTCGCCGCCCCCAAGCCCTGTGATGAACTCAAGGCCGAGATCGAAGCCAAGATCCAGGCCCAGGGCGTACCGTCCTACACCCTGGAAATCGTCACCAATGACGAAGTTCACGACAACAACATGGTGGTCGGCAGCTGCGAGAACGGCACCAAGAAGATCATCTACCAGAAGAACGATCGCTGA
- the prlC gene encoding oligopeptidase A, protein MSVNNPLLQPYDLPPFSAIRAEHVQPAIEQILADNRAAIAEILKTQATQPTWAGLVLAMDELNDRLSAAWSPVSHLNAVCNSAELREAYEACLPALSAYSTEMGQNRELFQAFDALAKSPEAAGFDVAQKTILEHSLRDFRLSGIDLPPEQQQRYAEVQSRLSELASRFSNQLLDATQAWTKHITDEAALAGLTDSAKAQMAAAAQAKGLDGWLITLEFPSYYAVMTYAQDRALREEVYAAYCTRASDQGPNAGQNDNGPVMEEILDLRQELAKLLGFASFSELSLATKMAESSDQVLSFLRDLAKRSKPFAAQDLEQLKAYAAEQGCPDLQSWDSGFYGEKLREQRYSVSQEALRAYFPIDKVLGGLFAIVQRLYGIEIAEQKGFDSWHPDVRLFEIKENGQHVGRFFFDLYARSNKRGGAWMDGARDRRRTVDGVLQSPVANLVCNFTPADSGKPALLTHDEVTTLFHEFGHGLHHLLTRVEHAGVSGINGVAWDAVELPSQFMENWCWEPEGLALISGHYETGEPLPQDLLQKMLAAKNFQSGLMMVRQLEFSLFDFELHATHGDGRSVLQVLETVRDEVSVMRPPAYNRFPNSFAHIFAGGYAAGYYSYKWAEVLSADAFSRFEEEGVLNPATGRAFREAILARGGSQEPMVLFVDFRGRAPSIDALLRHSGLSEDAAA, encoded by the coding sequence GTGAGTGTGAACAACCCTCTTCTGCAGCCCTACGACCTGCCGCCGTTCTCGGCGATCCGCGCCGAGCATGTGCAACCGGCCATCGAACAGATCCTGGCTGACAACCGCGCCGCCATCGCTGAAATCCTCAAGACCCAAGCCACCCAGCCCACCTGGGCCGGCCTGGTATTGGCCATGGACGAGCTCAATGACCGCCTGAGCGCGGCCTGGAGCCCGGTCAGCCACCTCAACGCGGTGTGCAACAGCGCCGAACTGCGTGAAGCCTACGAGGCCTGCCTGCCGGCCTTGAGCGCCTACTCCACGGAAATGGGCCAGAACCGCGAGCTGTTCCAGGCCTTCGACGCCCTGGCCAAGAGCCCCGAAGCCGCCGGTTTCGACGTGGCGCAGAAAACCATCCTCGAACACTCCCTGCGCGACTTCCGCCTGTCGGGCATCGACCTGCCGCCCGAGCAGCAACAGCGCTACGCCGAGGTACAAAGCCGGCTCTCGGAGCTGGCCAGCCGTTTCTCCAACCAGTTGCTGGACGCCACCCAGGCCTGGACCAAGCACATCACCGATGAAGCGGCCCTGGCCGGCCTGACCGACTCGGCCAAGGCGCAGATGGCCGCCGCGGCCCAGGCCAAGGGCCTGGACGGCTGGCTGATCACCCTGGAATTCCCCAGCTACTACGCGGTGATGACCTACGCCCAGGACCGAGCCCTGCGCGAAGAGGTCTATGCCGCCTACTGCACCCGGGCGTCGGACCAAGGCCCCAACGCCGGTCAGAACGATAACGGCCCGGTGATGGAAGAGATCCTCGACCTGCGTCAGGAACTGGCCAAGCTCCTGGGCTTTGCCAGCTTTTCCGAGCTGAGCCTGGCCACCAAGATGGCCGAGTCCAGCGATCAGGTGTTGAGCTTCCTGCGGGACCTGGCCAAGCGCAGCAAACCCTTTGCCGCCCAGGACCTGGAACAGCTCAAGGCCTATGCCGCCGAACAGGGTTGCCCCGACCTGCAAAGCTGGGACAGCGGTTTCTATGGCGAGAAGCTGCGCGAGCAACGCTACAGCGTGTCCCAGGAAGCCCTGCGCGCCTACTTCCCCATCGACAAGGTACTTGGCGGCCTGTTCGCCATCGTCCAGCGCCTGTACGGCATCGAGATCGCCGAGCAGAAAGGTTTCGACAGCTGGCACCCGGATGTACGGCTGTTCGAAATCAAGGAAAACGGCCAGCACGTCGGCCGCTTCTTCTTCGACCTGTATGCCCGCTCCAACAAGCGCGGCGGTGCCTGGATGGACGGTGCCCGCGATCGACGCCGCACGGTCGACGGTGTGTTGCAGAGCCCGGTGGCCAACCTGGTGTGCAACTTCACCCCGGCCGACAGCGGCAAGCCGGCGCTGTTGACCCACGACGAAGTCACCACCCTGTTCCACGAATTCGGCCATGGCCTGCACCACCTGCTGACCCGGGTCGAGCACGCCGGGGTTTCCGGGATCAATGGCGTGGCCTGGGACGCGGTGGAGCTGCCGAGCCAGTTCATGGAGAACTGGTGCTGGGAGCCCGAAGGCCTGGCGCTGATCTCCGGTCACTACGAGACCGGCGAGCCGCTGCCTCAGGATCTGCTGCAGAAGATGCTGGCGGCGAAGAACTTCCAGTCCGGGCTGATGATGGTGCGCCAGCTGGAATTCTCGCTGTTCGACTTCGAACTGCATGCCACCCACGGCGACGGTCGCAGCGTGCTGCAAGTGCTGGAAACCGTGCGTGACGAAGTCTCGGTGATGCGTCCGCCGGCCTACAACCGCTTCCCCAACAGCTTCGCCCACATCTTCGCCGGCGGTTACGCCGCGGGTTACTACAGCTACAAATGGGCGGAAGTGCTGTCGGCCGATGCCTTCTCCAGGTTCGAGGAAGAGGGTGTGCTCAACCCGGCCACCGGGCGGGCGTTCCGCGAGGCGATCCTGGCGCGTGGCGGCTCCCAGGAGCCGATGGTGCTGTTCGTCGACTTCCGCGGACGGGCGCCGTCGATTGACGCACTCTTGCGCCATAGCGGCCTCAGCGAGGACGCGGCAGCATGA
- a CDS encoding YheV family putative zinc ribbon protein: protein MSDAPVKTKKRFIAGAVCPACSEQDKLMMWSEDDVPHRECVACGYADTLNAQGLSVPKELGTRVNHAAPKVADTKVQSVQFFPNPKLKKKTD from the coding sequence ATGAGTGACGCACCCGTGAAGACCAAGAAACGCTTTATCGCCGGGGCGGTGTGCCCGGCGTGCAGTGAGCAGGACAAGCTGATGATGTGGAGCGAGGACGACGTGCCCCATCGCGAATGCGTGGCCTGTGGCTATGCCGACACCCTCAACGCCCAGGGGCTGTCGGTGCCCAAGGAACTGGGAACCCGGGTCAACCACGCGGCCCCCAAGGTCGCCGACACCAAGGTGCAATCGGTGCAGTTTTTCCCCAACCCCAAGTTGAAGAAAAAAACCGACTGA